In one Pseudomonas sp. R84 genomic region, the following are encoded:
- the ampC gene encoding class C beta-lactamase, with translation MPSIQSSKVISCAAFGLFFGATSCLAAAPDAVQLQALVNNAVTPVMQQQNIPGLSVALTINGKAHYFNYGVASQDTGQKVSENTLFEIGSVSKTFTATLAGYAQATGKLDLSAKASQLWPDLKGSAFDNISVLQLGTYSAGGLPLQFPDDSDSSDKMLGYFQQWKLVYPAGSHRQYSNPSLGLFGYLAAKSLGQPFDQAMTQTLLPKLGLQHTYLSVPAAQMELYAQGYDKNGKPVRVTPGALDAQAYGVKTSAVDMLRYVQANLKPETLEASLQKTIANTHTGYYTVGDMTQGLGWEMYRYPISLDRLLAGNSTEMAMQAHKVQWLNPPQPQPHDVLINKTGSTGGFGTYVAFVPSQDIGIVIMANKNFPIPERVKIAHNILSAVAD, from the coding sequence ATGCCATCCATTCAATCGAGCAAAGTCATTTCCTGCGCCGCTTTCGGCCTGTTTTTCGGTGCCACATCCTGCCTAGCCGCTGCGCCCGACGCTGTGCAGCTGCAAGCATTGGTCAACAACGCGGTAACGCCCGTGATGCAGCAGCAGAACATTCCCGGCCTGAGCGTTGCGCTGACCATCAACGGCAAGGCGCATTACTTTAACTACGGCGTCGCCAGCCAAGACACCGGGCAAAAAGTCAGCGAAAACACACTGTTCGAAATCGGCTCGGTGAGCAAAACCTTCACCGCTACCCTCGCCGGGTACGCCCAGGCGACTGGCAAACTCGATCTGTCGGCCAAGGCCAGCCAACTCTGGCCTGATCTGAAAGGCAGCGCCTTCGACAACATCAGCGTGCTGCAATTGGGCACCTACAGTGCCGGCGGTTTGCCGCTGCAATTCCCGGACGACTCGGATTCGTCTGACAAGATGCTCGGCTATTTCCAACAGTGGAAACTGGTATATCCCGCCGGCAGCCATCGCCAGTACTCCAACCCGAGTCTGGGCCTGTTCGGTTATCTGGCCGCGAAAAGCCTCGGCCAACCGTTTGATCAGGCGATGACACAAACTCTGCTGCCTAAACTCGGTTTGCAGCACACCTACCTCAGCGTGCCTGCCGCGCAAATGGAGCTGTATGCGCAGGGCTATGACAAAAACGGCAAACCGGTGCGCGTCACGCCCGGCGCGCTGGATGCACAAGCCTATGGCGTGAAAACCAGCGCGGTGGACATGCTGCGTTACGTACAGGCCAACCTGAAACCTGAAACGCTTGAAGCGTCCCTGCAAAAAACCATCGCCAACACCCACACCGGTTACTACACCGTCGGCGACATGACCCAAGGCCTGGGTTGGGAAATGTACCGCTACCCGATCAGCCTCGATCGTTTGCTGGCGGGCAACTCGACGGAAATGGCCATGCAGGCACACAAGGTGCAGTGGCTGAATCCGCCGCAACCGCAACCGCATGACGTGTTGATCAACAAGACTGGCTCTACCGGTGGTTTCGGGACTTACGTGGCGTTTGTGCCGAGCCAAGACATTGGCATCGTGATCATGGCCAACAAGAACTTCCCGATTCCTGAGCGGGTGAAGATCGCCCACAACATTCTTAGCGCTGTTGCTGACTGA
- a CDS encoding MFS transporter, giving the protein MTDPASADFSRVDRTVRADKLPYAALLAFAMTGFIAILTETLPAGLLPQIGAGLNVSEVLAGQLVTLYALGSIVAAIPLTVATRGWPRRRVLLMTVGGFLLFNTVTTFSSHYGLTLVSRFLAGMAAGLSWGIMAGYARGIVPVHQQGRALAIAMLGTPVALSLGTPAGTWLGNLIGWRASFGIMSALALVLAAWIFIAVPDRPGQTSEERLPLLESLRLPGVRPVLFVVLTWMLGHNILYTYIAPFLMQAGLADRVDLVLLVFGLCSLVGIWIIGMLVDRWLRWLTLISLAVFALTALVLALAAPSPLVIYACMAVWGLSFGGSATLLLTSAADSAGDHVDVVQAMLTTSWNVAIAGGGLFGGLLLDRAGAMSFPWALLILSLIALATVWINKNHSFKPGRRVH; this is encoded by the coding sequence ATGACCGACCCCGCCAGCGCCGATTTCAGCCGCGTCGACCGCACCGTCCGCGCGGACAAACTGCCCTATGCCGCGTTGCTGGCGTTTGCCATGACCGGGTTCATCGCCATCCTCACCGAAACCCTGCCCGCCGGGCTGCTGCCGCAAATAGGTGCCGGCCTCAATGTCAGCGAAGTGCTCGCCGGGCAATTGGTGACGCTGTATGCATTGGGTTCGATTGTCGCGGCGATTCCGCTGACCGTCGCCACGCGTGGCTGGCCTCGGCGCCGGGTTTTATTGATGACGGTCGGCGGGTTTCTGCTGTTCAACACCGTCACCACGTTCTCCAGCCATTACGGCCTGACCCTGGTCTCGCGCTTCCTCGCCGGGATGGCGGCGGGGTTGTCGTGGGGGATCATGGCCGGTTATGCGCGCGGCATCGTGCCGGTGCATCAACAGGGGCGGGCGCTGGCGATTGCCATGCTCGGTACGCCGGTGGCGCTGTCACTGGGCACGCCGGCAGGGACGTGGCTGGGCAATCTGATCGGCTGGCGTGCGTCGTTCGGGATCATGTCGGCGCTGGCTCTGGTGCTGGCGGCGTGGATTTTCATTGCGGTGCCGGATCGTCCGGGGCAAACCAGCGAGGAGCGTCTGCCGCTGCTTGAATCGCTGCGCCTGCCGGGGGTGCGGCCGGTGTTATTTGTTGTGCTGACGTGGATGCTCGGACACAACATTCTCTACACCTACATCGCACCGTTTCTGATGCAGGCCGGGCTGGCTGACCGGGTCGATCTGGTGCTGCTGGTGTTTGGCCTGTGTTCGCTGGTGGGAATCTGGATTATTGGCATGCTGGTGGATCGCTGGTTGCGCTGGCTGACGTTGATCAGCCTTGCGGTGTTTGCGTTGACCGCACTGGTGTTGGCGTTGGCAGCGCCGTCGCCGCTGGTCATTTACGCCTGCATGGCGGTGTGGGGCTTGTCGTTTGGCGGCTCGGCAACCTTATTGCTCACCTCTGCGGCCGACTCTGCTGGCGATCACGTTGACGTGGTGCAGGCGATGCTCACCACTTCGTGGAACGTGGCGATCGCCGGGGGTGGGTTGTTTGGTGGCTTGTTGCTCGATCGGGCCGGGGCGATGTCGTTCCCGTGGGCGCTGCTGATTCTGTCGCTGATTGCCCTGGCCACGGTGTGGATCAACAAAAACCACAGCTTCAAGCCAGGCCGGCGAGTGCATTGA
- a CDS encoding DNA polymerase II, with protein sequence MDLPQGFVLTRHWRDTPAGTEVEFWLATDAGPRRVRLPHQPSVAFIPAEQRAAAECLLHDEKNVELRPLALQDFEHRPVLGLYCQQHGQLMRLETALNRNSVDVFEADVRPPERYLMERFITAPVRFSGTPDADGVLLNAQLKPDPDYRPKLRLVSLDIETTETGELYSIALEGCGERQVYMLGAPNGDASIVDFDLEYCDSRTVILKKLNDWFARHDPDAIIGWNVVQFDLRILHEHARRLGVPLKIGRGGEEMQWREHGSRNHYFASAAGRLIIDGIESLRSATWSFPSFSLENVAQTLLGEGKAIDNPYQRMDEINRMFAEDKPALAKYNLKDCELVTRIFAKTQLLTFLLERASVTGLPADRSGGSVAAFTHLYMPLMHRQGFVAPNLGTNPPQASPGGFVMDSQPGLYESVLVLDYKSLYPSIIRTFLIDPVGLIEGLQHPDDADSVPGFRGARFSRTRHCLPSIVSRVAEGRETAKREHNAPLSQALKIIMNAFYGVLGSSGCRFFDTRLASSITLRGHEIMLRTRKLIEEQGHAVIYGDTDSTFVWLRRPHGQEEAAAIGHALVQHVNDWWRAHVRDEYGLESALELQFEIHYKRFLMPTIRGAEEGSKKRYAGLVTRADGSDEMVYKGLETVRTDWSLLARQFQQELYERIFQRKPYQDYVRDYVRKTLAGEFDDRLVYRKRLRRTLDDYERNVPPHVRAARLADDYNAQHGRPRQYQNGGWISYVITLAGPEPLEVRRAAIDYDHYITRQLQPVADAILPFVDDDFSTLIGGQLGLF encoded by the coding sequence GTGGATTTACCGCAGGGCTTCGTCCTGACCCGACATTGGCGCGATACCCCGGCCGGCACCGAAGTCGAGTTCTGGCTGGCGACCGACGCCGGGCCGCGCCGTGTGCGCCTGCCGCATCAGCCGTCGGTGGCGTTTATCCCCGCCGAGCAGCGCGCAGCGGCCGAATGCCTGCTGCACGACGAAAAGAACGTCGAACTGCGCCCGCTGGCCCTGCAGGATTTCGAGCATCGCCCGGTGCTCGGTCTGTATTGTCAGCAACACGGCCAATTGATGCGCCTGGAAACCGCGCTCAACCGCAACAGTGTCGACGTCTTCGAAGCCGACGTGCGCCCGCCGGAGCGCTACCTGATGGAGCGCTTTATCACCGCGCCGGTGCGGTTCAGTGGCACGCCCGATGCCGACGGCGTATTGCTCAACGCCCAGCTCAAACCTGACCCCGATTATCGACCGAAACTACGGCTGGTTTCGCTGGACATCGAAACCACCGAAACCGGCGAGCTGTACTCCATCGCCCTCGAAGGCTGCGGCGAGCGTCAGGTGTACATGCTCGGTGCGCCGAACGGCGACGCCAGCATCGTCGACTTCGACCTCGAATACTGCGACTCACGCACGGTCATTCTGAAGAAGCTCAACGACTGGTTTGCCCGGCACGACCCCGACGCGATCATCGGCTGGAACGTCGTGCAGTTCGATCTGCGCATCCTCCACGAACACGCGCGGCGCCTCGGCGTGCCGCTGAAGATCGGCCGTGGCGGCGAGGAGATGCAATGGCGCGAACACGGCAGCCGCAATCACTACTTCGCCTCGGCGGCGGGGCGGCTGATCATCGATGGCATCGAATCCCTGCGTTCGGCGACCTGGAGTTTCCCCTCGTTCAGTCTGGAAAACGTCGCCCAGACCCTGCTCGGCGAAGGCAAAGCCATCGACAACCCGTACCAGCGCATGGACGAAATCAACCGCATGTTCGCCGAGGACAAACCGGCGCTGGCCAAGTACAACCTCAAGGACTGCGAACTGGTCACGCGGATCTTCGCCAAGACCCAATTGCTGACCTTCCTGCTGGAGCGCGCCAGCGTCACCGGATTGCCGGCGGACAGAAGCGGCGGCTCGGTCGCCGCGTTCACACATTTGTACATGCCGTTGATGCATCGCCAGGGTTTTGTTGCGCCGAACCTCGGCACCAATCCGCCACAGGCCAGTCCCGGCGGTTTCGTCATGGACTCGCAGCCGGGCCTGTATGAGTCGGTGCTGGTGCTCGATTACAAGAGTCTGTATCCGTCGATCATCCGCACCTTTCTGATCGACCCGGTCGGCCTGATCGAAGGTTTGCAGCACCCTGATGACGCTGACTCGGTGCCGGGCTTCCGTGGCGCGCGGTTCTCGCGCACTCGCCATTGTTTGCCGTCGATTGTCTCGCGCGTTGCCGAGGGTCGTGAGACCGCCAAGCGCGAACACAACGCACCTTTGTCGCAAGCGCTGAAAATCATCATGAACGCCTTCTACGGCGTGCTCGGTTCCAGTGGTTGCCGCTTTTTCGATACGCGGCTGGCGTCATCGATCACCCTGCGCGGTCACGAGATCATGCTGCGCACGCGCAAGCTGATCGAAGAGCAGGGCCACGCGGTGATCTACGGCGACACCGACTCGACCTTCGTGTGGCTGCGTCGTCCGCACGGGCAGGAAGAAGCGGCGGCCATTGGTCATGCGTTGGTCCAACACGTCAACGATTGGTGGCGCGCGCATGTGCGTGATGAATATGGCCTGGAGAGCGCCCTCGAACTGCAGTTCGAAATTCACTACAAACGCTTTCTGATGCCGACCATTCGCGGCGCGGAGGAGGGCAGCAAGAAACGTTATGCCGGGCTCGTCACCCGTGCCGATGGCAGCGATGAAATGGTCTACAAAGGCCTGGAAACCGTACGCACCGATTGGTCGCTGTTGGCCCGGCAATTCCAGCAGGAACTCTACGAACGGATTTTCCAGCGCAAGCCTTATCAGGATTATGTGCGCGACTACGTGCGCAAAACCCTCGCCGGTGAATTCGATGATCGCCTGGTCTACCGCAAACGCCTGCGCCGCACCCTTGACGACTACGAACGCAATGTCCCGCCGCACGTGCGCGCGGCGCGGTTGGCCGACGACTACAACGCGCAACACGGGCGGCCACGGCAATACCAGAACGGTGGCTGGATCAGCTATGTCATCACCCTGGCCGGCCCGGAACCGCTGGAAGTGCGCCGTGCGGCCATCGACTACGACCACTACATCACCCGGCAACTGCAACCCGTCGCGGATGCGATTCTGCCGTTTGTCGACGACGATTTCTCAACCCTGATCGGTGGGCAACTGGGCCTGTTTTGA
- a CDS encoding AAA family ATPase gives MNLLYLHCIESIFGRGWRRAKNSHSKGAMMEIKSLKLADVGHFGDMDIQFAPTLTHRSNITVLVGNNGSGKTTILKSLNICLSWLIAKIRSNKGNGKYLVDEDIRNGASGAVLSIGINDVSHPRAVDSDAGSENELFVWGAARSRQEGAVSGREYLNDVRLLADHYRTQLTADDSASLPLIAYYPAERCVVEVPLKISSKQAVDQLDGYDTNFHGGADFRSFFEWFREREDSENEGGISDTALAEMAEKFGTDSDVWKTLANVKASTRDRQLTAVRSALTAFMPDFTNLRVQRKPHLHMAIEKHGATFNVTQLSLGEKSMIALVGDMARRLAMMNPSMDNPLHGDGIVLIDEVELRMDPQWQLGLIAQLSTTFPNCQFVLTTHSPLVVGDTKGVLVYLLDEGDSRG, from the coding sequence ATGAATTTGTTGTATCTACACTGCATCGAGTCAATCTTTGGACGAGGATGGCGTCGGGCAAAAAACAGCCATTCGAAGGGCGCAATGATGGAAATCAAAAGTTTGAAGCTTGCGGATGTCGGACACTTTGGCGACATGGATATTCAGTTTGCCCCTACCCTGACACACCGCTCGAACATCACGGTGCTGGTGGGAAACAACGGCAGCGGAAAAACCACCATTCTGAAATCCCTGAATATTTGTCTGAGCTGGCTGATCGCAAAAATTCGCTCCAATAAAGGCAATGGCAAATACCTTGTCGATGAAGATATTCGCAACGGCGCCTCAGGAGCCGTCCTTTCGATTGGCATCAACGACGTTTCGCACCCGCGCGCTGTTGACAGTGATGCGGGTTCCGAAAACGAATTGTTCGTATGGGGCGCTGCCCGAAGTCGCCAGGAAGGTGCTGTCTCGGGCCGTGAATATTTAAACGACGTCAGACTGCTTGCAGACCACTACCGCACTCAACTCACCGCCGACGATAGCGCCTCACTCCCGCTGATCGCTTATTACCCGGCCGAACGTTGCGTTGTAGAAGTCCCGCTGAAAATCAGCAGCAAACAAGCCGTCGATCAACTCGACGGCTACGACACCAATTTTCACGGGGGTGCCGATTTTCGCAGTTTTTTCGAATGGTTCCGTGAACGCGAGGACAGCGAAAACGAAGGCGGGATTTCCGATACCGCACTGGCCGAAATGGCGGAAAAATTCGGTACTGACAGCGACGTATGGAAAACCCTGGCCAATGTGAAAGCCTCCACTCGCGATCGCCAATTGACTGCCGTTCGTTCGGCTCTGACTGCGTTCATGCCGGATTTCACTAACCTGCGCGTGCAACGCAAGCCGCATCTGCATATGGCAATCGAAAAGCATGGCGCGACATTCAATGTCACTCAGCTCTCGCTTGGCGAAAAGTCGATGATTGCGTTGGTGGGTGACATGGCCAGGCGTCTGGCGATGATGAATCCATCGATGGACAACCCGCTGCATGGTGACGGCATTGTTCTGATCGACGAGGTGGAATTGCGCATGGATCCGCAATGGCAGCTCGGTCTGATTGCGCAATTAAGCACGACCTTTCCCAATTGCCAGTTCGTGTTGACCACGCATTCTCCACTGGTCGTAGGTGATACCAAAGGTGTGCTGGTTTACCTGCTTGATGAGGGCGATAGCCGTGGGTAG
- a CDS encoding aldose epimerase family protein: MLQSRHLLSGLGLSLMIATLSANAAGLSAEHKAFGKTNDGTPVEQYILRNSHGMQATVITYGATLQSLKVADKHGKFDDVVLGFDDVQGYQKGTAYFGATIGRFGNRLAEGAFELDGKRYQVPQNDKTNALHGGTLGFDKKVWKAQETKDKDSVGVTLTYLSADGEMGFPGNLTTEVTYRLTDNNELRIDYKASTDKPTVLNLTNHSYFNLAGAGNGDILKQVATLHASHYTPVTAKLIPTGELAPVAGTPMDFSKPTAIGTHIKADHPQLKFAEPKQGGFDFNWALDTKGDIGKVATEVSDPQSGRVLQLFTTEPGVQFYTSNFLDGTVKGKGGKVYPHWGAFTLETQHYPDSPNQPDFPSTRLDPGQTYSHAVVLKFSAK; the protein is encoded by the coding sequence ATGCTTCAATCCCGTCACCTGCTCTCCGGCCTCGGACTGTCCCTGATGATCGCCACCCTCTCCGCGAACGCGGCCGGCCTCAGCGCCGAACACAAAGCCTTCGGCAAAACCAATGACGGCACGCCCGTCGAGCAATACATCCTGCGCAACAGCCACGGCATGCAAGCCACCGTCATCACCTACGGCGCGACCCTGCAATCGTTGAAAGTCGCGGACAAGCACGGCAAGTTCGACGACGTCGTGCTCGGCTTCGATGATGTGCAGGGCTACCAGAAAGGCACCGCCTATTTCGGCGCGACCATCGGCCGCTTCGGCAATCGCCTCGCCGAAGGCGCGTTCGAACTCGACGGCAAGCGCTATCAAGTGCCGCAGAACGACAAGACCAACGCGCTGCACGGCGGCACGCTGGGCTTCGACAAGAAAGTCTGGAAAGCCCAGGAAACCAAGGACAAGGATTCAGTCGGGGTGACCCTGACCTATCTCTCGGCCGACGGTGAAATGGGCTTCCCCGGCAACCTCACCACTGAGGTGACCTATCGCCTCACCGACAACAACGAACTGCGCATCGACTACAAGGCCAGCACCGACAAACCGACCGTGCTCAACCTGACCAACCACAGCTACTTCAACCTCGCCGGCGCCGGCAATGGCGACATCCTCAAACAGGTCGCCACCCTGCACGCCAGCCATTACACCCCGGTCACCGCCAAACTGATCCCGACCGGCGAACTGGCGCCCGTGGCCGGCACGCCGATGGACTTCAGTAAACCGACCGCGATCGGTACGCACATCAAGGCTGATCATCCGCAATTGAAATTCGCCGAGCCGAAACAGGGTGGGTTTGATTTCAACTGGGCGCTGGATACCAAGGGCGATATCGGCAAAGTAGCGACTGAGGTGAGTGACCCGCAGTCCGGTCGTGTGCTGCAGTTGTTCACCACGGAGCCGGGTGTGCAGTTCTATACCAGCAACTTCCTCGACGGCACGGTCAAGGGCAAGGGTGGCAAGGTGTATCCGCATTGGGGCGCGTTTACCCTGGAGACTCAGCACTATCCGGATTCGCCGAATCAGCCGGACTTCCCGAGTACTCGGCTTGATCCGGGGCAGACTTACAGCCACGCCGTGGTGTTGAAGTTCTCCGCCAAGTAA
- a CDS encoding DUF4174 domain-containing protein, which produces MLIRSLTLTLLLAIAGPLFAADNDSPIAGDMGRARPLIVIAQSTVDPVWVALKKSLEDPANKKGVTDRNIKVYTILNMSGQLDGKDMGQQDTMALLRSLKLGAGAYPKVFLVGKDGETKLSASGDEAKAVDLKKIFDTIDAMPMAEKEAAAAAQAPVAATPEPAKGAKNAKPTKPAKPAKPPEMPDD; this is translated from the coding sequence ATGCTCATCAGGTCATTGACCCTGACACTCTTGCTGGCGATTGCCGGCCCCTTGTTCGCCGCTGACAACGATTCGCCCATCGCCGGGGACATGGGCCGCGCCCGACCGCTGATCGTGATCGCACAAAGCACCGTCGACCCCGTGTGGGTAGCCCTGAAAAAGTCGCTGGAGGATCCCGCCAACAAAAAGGGCGTCACCGACCGCAACATCAAGGTCTACACCATCCTCAACATGTCCGGCCAGCTCGACGGCAAGGACATGGGTCAGCAAGACACCATGGCGCTGCTGCGCTCGCTGAAGCTCGGTGCCGGGGCATACCCGAAGGTGTTCCTAGTGGGCAAGGACGGCGAGACCAAACTCTCGGCGTCGGGGGATGAAGCGAAAGCGGTGGATTTGAAGAAGATCTTCGACACCATCGATGCCATGCCGATGGCTGAGAAGGAAGCGGCCGCTGCGGCTCAAGCGCCAGTTGCTGCTACGCCGGAACCAGCAAAAGGCGCGAAGAACGCCAAACCCACCAAGCCTGCAAAACCAGCCAAGCCGCCAGAAATGCCGGATGACTGA
- a CDS encoding aldo/keto reductase, producing MRTLELAGVQVPIIGQGTWRMGEDRSAHKREVAALRTGIELGMTLIDSAEMYAEGGAETVVGEAIAGLRDQVFLVSKVYPHNASRKGIPQACERSLRRLDTDYIDLYLLHWRGQYPLEETVEAFERLREDGKIGRWGVSNFDVDDLEELSSSACATNQVLYNLEERGIEFDLLPWCQHQRMPLMAYCPIGQGGAMLAEPVLKDIAARHGVTPAQVSLAWILRQDGVIAIPKAVRPEHVQLNAQAPQLQLEAGDLAALDQAFQAPQRKQRLAMV from the coding sequence ATGCGTACCCTCGAACTGGCCGGCGTCCAGGTTCCGATCATTGGCCAAGGCACTTGGCGCATGGGTGAAGATCGCTCGGCGCACAAGCGTGAAGTGGCGGCGCTGCGCACGGGGATAGAGCTGGGCATGACCCTGATCGACAGCGCCGAAATGTACGCCGAGGGCGGTGCCGAAACCGTGGTCGGCGAAGCCATTGCCGGCCTGCGCGATCAGGTATTTCTGGTGAGCAAGGTCTACCCGCACAACGCCAGCCGCAAAGGCATCCCGCAGGCCTGCGAGCGCAGTCTGCGGCGGCTCGACACCGATTACATCGACCTCTATCTGTTGCATTGGCGCGGCCAGTATCCGCTGGAAGAAACCGTCGAGGCCTTCGAACGCCTGCGCGAGGACGGCAAGATCGGCCGTTGGGGTGTGTCGAATTTCGATGTCGACGATCTCGAAGAGCTCTCCAGTTCAGCCTGCGCGACCAATCAGGTGCTCTACAACCTCGAAGAGCGCGGCATCGAATTCGATCTGCTGCCGTGGTGCCAACACCAACGCATGCCGCTGATGGCCTACTGTCCAATCGGCCAAGGCGGTGCCATGCTCGCCGAGCCTGTATTGAAAGACATTGCCGCTCGTCACGGTGTAACCCCCGCGCAGGTTTCGCTGGCGTGGATTCTGCGTCAGGATGGTGTGATTGCGATTCCCAAGGCTGTGCGACCGGAGCACGTGCAACTCAATGCACAAGCCCCGCAACTGCAACTGGAGGCCGGGGATCTGGCGGCGCTGGACCAGGCGTTTCAAGCGCCACAACGCAAGCAGCGGCTGGCCATGGTTTGA
- a CDS encoding DUF1810 domain-containing protein: MRSTDQYDPFNLQRFVQAQDPVFERVQRELDEGRKRSHWMWFVFPQLAGLGGSEMSRRFAIGSAEEARAYLAHELLGARLRTCTQLVLKVQQRSIAEIFGHPDDLKFHSSMTLFAQFCAEDSVFNQALERYFHGILDEWTLQLLDSKQAQLPTDQG, encoded by the coding sequence ATGAGAAGCACTGATCAGTACGACCCGTTCAACCTGCAACGTTTTGTCCAGGCCCAGGACCCGGTGTTCGAACGCGTGCAACGCGAACTCGATGAGGGCCGCAAACGCAGCCACTGGATGTGGTTTGTCTTCCCGCAATTAGCCGGTCTGGGCGGCAGCGAAATGTCCCGGCGCTTCGCCATCGGTTCAGCCGAGGAAGCCCGGGCCTATCTGGCCCACGAGCTGCTCGGCGCGCGCCTGCGTACCTGCACGCAGTTAGTGCTGAAGGTGCAACAGCGCTCGATCGCGGAGATTTTCGGCCATCCCGATGACCTGAAATTTCATTCCTCGATGACGCTGTTCGCTCAGTTTTGCGCGGAAGACAGCGTGTTCAATCAGGCGTTGGAACGCTACTTCCACGGTATTCTCGATGAATGGACACTGCAGTTGCTCGACTCAAAACAGGCCCAGTTGCCCACCGATCAGGGTTGA
- a CDS encoding sulfite exporter TauE/SafE family protein, producing the protein MELANFGLVIAGLVVGFIVGMTGVGGGSLMTPILLWFGINPATAVGTDLLYAAITKSSGVLVHRKNKNIDWAITGWLTLGSVPAVAMTLWFLSTLHTAPDAMNAIIKQALGFVLFATALAIFFKKRLLEFAHKRAGGNYNPSGSRLNMMTVITGLILGTMVALTSIGAGALGTVALFILYPLLPTRRLVGTEIAHAVPLTLVAGLGHASMGNMDWGVLGFLLVGSLPGIWLGSHLTGRISDEVLRPCLATMLVLIGYKLAF; encoded by the coding sequence ATGGAATTGGCAAATTTCGGCCTGGTGATTGCCGGGCTGGTGGTGGGTTTTATTGTCGGCATGACCGGTGTCGGCGGTGGTTCGTTGATGACGCCGATCCTGCTGTGGTTCGGCATCAACCCGGCAACGGCGGTGGGCACTGACCTGTTGTACGCCGCCATTACCAAATCCAGCGGCGTCCTCGTTCACCGCAAGAACAAAAACATCGACTGGGCCATCACCGGTTGGCTGACCCTCGGCAGCGTGCCGGCGGTGGCCATGACCTTGTGGTTCCTCAGCACCCTGCACACCGCGCCGGACGCGATGAACGCCATCATCAAACAGGCGCTGGGCTTCGTCCTGTTCGCCACGGCGCTGGCGATCTTCTTCAAGAAGCGCTTGCTCGAATTCGCCCACAAACGCGCCGGCGGCAATTACAACCCGAGTGGTTCACGGTTGAACATGATGACCGTCATCACCGGTCTGATCCTCGGCACCATGGTCGCCCTGACCTCGATCGGTGCGGGCGCCCTCGGTACTGTTGCGCTGTTTATCCTCTATCCGTTGCTGCCAACCCGCCGTCTGGTCGGCACCGAAATCGCTCACGCCGTGCCGCTGACCCTGGTCGCAGGTCTCGGTCACGCGAGCATGGGCAATATGGATTGGGGTGTGCTGGGCTTCTTGCTGGTCGGCTCGCTGCCAGGCATCTGGCTCGGCAGCCACCTTACCGGTCGTATCTCCGATGAAGTGCTGCGCCCGTGCCTGGCGACGATGCTGGTGCTGATCGGTTACAAACTGGCGTTCTGA
- a CDS encoding GNAT family N-acetyltransferase — protein MHIDYLCDHPELIEELATLNFQEWGEFRPGQTVEDRIEHMRESCGKGAVPSVVVALEGSRLLGGALLIESDLKLRPNLTPWLAGVYVKAEERGRGIASQLVNRVVAEAAALGVRELHLYTDTSQSLYARLGWEVVEELVYDDLPVTVMKYTFQR, from the coding sequence ATGCACATCGATTACCTGTGCGATCACCCCGAATTGATCGAAGAACTGGCCACGCTCAACTTTCAGGAATGGGGCGAGTTTCGTCCCGGGCAAACCGTCGAGGACCGTATCGAACACATGCGCGAGTCTTGCGGCAAAGGTGCAGTGCCGAGTGTTGTGGTAGCGCTAGAGGGTTCGCGACTGCTGGGCGGCGCGCTGTTGATCGAAAGTGATCTGAAGCTGCGCCCAAATCTGACGCCATGGCTGGCGGGGGTTTACGTCAAGGCTGAGGAACGCGGTCGCGGGATTGCTTCGCAACTGGTTAATCGAGTGGTTGCAGAAGCGGCGGCGTTGGGTGTGCGGGAGTTGCATCTGTACACCGACACATCGCAGTCGCTGTATGCACGACTGGGTTGGGAGGTGGTTGAAGAGCTGGTCTACGACGATTTGCCGGTGACGGTGATGAAATACACCTTCCAACGCTGA
- a CDS encoding DUF6124 family protein, with translation MKKPTPNPPESPMDSGSFDANNPRLRNPHHPDPISHLFTILPDIDTPTLLCHACETLASLNVLTTDLADELQGSPRSLALSIQQLAILGELLVNRALDNLDPPAATQH, from the coding sequence ATGAAAAAACCAACGCCAAACCCTCCCGAATCCCCTATGGATTCAGGATCCTTCGACGCCAACAACCCCCGCTTACGCAATCCGCATCACCCCGATCCCATCAGCCATCTCTTCACCATCCTCCCCGATATCGATACGCCCACGCTGCTCTGCCACGCTTGTGAAACCCTCGCTTCACTGAACGTTCTGACCACTGACCTGGCCGATGAGCTCCAAGGCTCGCCGCGCAGTCTCGCCTTGTCGATTCAGCAGTTGGCAATCCTCGGCGAGTTGCTGGTCAACCGCGCGCTGGACAATCTCGACCCACCAGCGGCGACGCAACATTAA